CAGTTGCCCAGCCTCAAACAGCGCTTCGGCAGCGGCAAGTTTGTCGGTCATGCGAAGAAAGTTAGCCGATCAGCGGGGCTGGCGCTACCCACCAGCTGGGCTGGCCGACCGAGAGGGACCGGGCGGCCGTTCTGGCCTCTTCCTCGTGGGCGAACAGGCCAAAACAGGTGGCGCCGCTGCCCGACATGCGGGCCAGCAGACAACCGTTCTGGGTTTCCAGGGCTTTCTTGACGTCGGCGATGGCCGGAACCAGCGAGATGGCGGGTGGGGCCAGATCGTTCCTGCGCTCGCGCAGCAGGCGGACCAGATCGTGGATGCCGTTGGGGGCGGTTTCGAAGGTGGCGGGGGCCGAGAAAGGACCGCTGCGGGCCTTGAAGACCGGCGGGGTCGCCAAGGGAATGCCGGGATTGACCAGCACCAGCCAGGCTTCGGGAAGACTGGGGGCCGGCGTCAGCTTCTCGCCGATGCCTTGCATGAAGACGGCCTTGCCCTTCAGGCAGACCGGCACGTCAGCGCCCAATTTCAGGGCCAGCGACAAAAGCTGATCGTCGCTGGGCTTTAAGTGCCACAGCCGGATCAGCGCCTTCAGGGCGGCGGCGGCATCCGCCGATCCGCCGCCGATGCCCGACGCGATGGGCAGCGACTTCTCGAGATCGAGGCAAGCACCTGTCTTGACTGCGAACATGTCGGCCAGCAGCTTGGCCGCCTTCATGACCAGATTGTCCGGCTCGTTCTGCAAGCCCTTGGCCATCGGACCTGACAGCGTCAGCGACAAGTCGTCGCTTTGCTTGGCCAGCACGCGATCGCCGACGCCCGCAAAGACGACCAAGCTGTCCAATTCATGATAGCCGTCGTCGCGCCGTCCCACGACATGCAGATACAGATTCAATTTGGCGGGCGCGAATTCAGAAATCACGAATGAAAATCACTTCTTGCCGTTGCGTCCGTTCGGACCATGTTCAAGTTTGGCTTTGGCCGCTTCGGCGACCTCGGGTTCCGGATCGAAGATCAGGGTCTTCTTCCACTGGAAGCGGGCTTCGTTCCTGCGGCCCACGGCCCAGTAGACATCGCCCAGATGATCGTTGATCACCGGGTCCTCGGGCTGCAACTCGATGGCGCGCTCCATGAAGCGCACGG
This sequence is a window from Alphaproteobacteria bacterium. Protein-coding genes within it:
- a CDS encoding 4-(cytidine 5'-diphospho)-2-C-methyl-D-erythritol kinase, yielding MISEFAPAKLNLYLHVVGRRDDGYHELDSLVVFAGVGDRVLAKQSDDLSLTLSGPMAKGLQNEPDNLVMKAAKLLADMFAVKTGACLDLEKSLPIASGIGGGSADAAAALKALIRLWHLKPSDDQLLSLALKLGADVPVCLKGKAVFMQGIGEKLTPAPSLPEAWLVLVNPGIPLATPPVFKARSGPFSAPATFETAPNGIHDLVRLLRERRNDLAPPAISLVPAIADVKKALETQNGCLLARMSGSGATCFGLFAHEEEARTAARSLSVGQPSWWVAPAPLIG